A single window of Labeo rohita strain BAU-BD-2019 chromosome 4, IGBB_LRoh.1.0, whole genome shotgun sequence DNA harbors:
- the ccnc gene encoding cyclin-C encodes MAGNFWQSSHYLQWVLDKQDLMKERQKDLKFLTEEEYWKLQIFFANVIQALGEHLKLRQQVIATATVYFKRFYARYSLKSIDPVLMAPTCVFLASKVEEFGVVSNTRLISAATSVLKTRFSYAFPKEFPFRMNHILECEFYLLELMDCCLIVYHPYRPLLQYVQDMGQEDMLLPLAWRIVNDTYRTDLCLLYPPFMIALACLHVACVVQQKDARQWFAELSVDMEKILEIIRVILKLYDQWKNFDDRKEMAAVLNKVPKPKPPPNSETDQSSNGSQNSSYSQS; translated from the exons ATGGCAGGGAACTTCTGGCAGAGCTCACATTA TCTGCAGTGGGTTCTGGACAAACAGGATCTGATGAAGGAGAGACAGAAAGATCTCAAGTTCCTCACAGAGGAGGAATATTGGAAGCTACAGATATTTTTTGCCAATG TGATTCAAGCCTTGGGGGAACACTTGAAACTCAGACAGCAGGTCATCGCCACAGCAACTGTCTACTTTAAGCGTTTCTATGCCAG GTACTCTCTGAAGAGTATAGACCCTGTGCTGATGGCCCCCACATGTGTGTTTCTGGCCTCTAAAGTAGAG GAATTTGGTGTTGTTTCAAACACACGGCTTATTTCAGCAGCAACGTCTGTGT TGAAAACAAGGTTTTCCTATGCCTTTCCAAAGGAGTTTCCCTTCAGAATGAACCAT ATCTTGGAGTGTGAGTTCTACTTACTGGAGCTCATG GACTGCTGTCTGATTGTGTACCACCCTTACAGACCGTTACTGCAGTATGTGCAGGACATGGGGCAGGAGGACATGCTGCTGCCACTGGCTTG GAGGATAGTGAACGACACTTACAGGACAGACCTATGTCTGCTTTATCCTCCATTTATGATTGCACTGG CCTGTCTGCATGTGGCGTGTGTGGTGCAGCAGAAAGATGCCAGGCAGTGGTTTGCTGAGCTGTCTGTTGACATGGAGAAG atCCTGGAGATCATCAGGGTGATTCTGAAACTCTATGACCAGTGGAAGAACTTTGATGATAGGAAGGAAATGGCCGCTGTGCTCAACAAGGTGCCCAAACCCAAACCTCCTCCTAACAG TGAGACTGACCAGAGCTCAAACGGGAGTCAAAATAGCTCATACAGCCAGTCCTAG